Proteins encoded together in one Cyprinus carpio isolate SPL01 chromosome B14, ASM1834038v1, whole genome shotgun sequence window:
- the LOC109102687 gene encoding uncharacterized protein CXorf65 homolog: CVCVYVSEIIDLCDERGVLKFLFLPQNSQQSARGLLKAKESFIVCIIKRRSDGAYNSVTSLLSGVDPAVIETLQTQIDNLEKTRLKQLHIVETRMTSSEEINALTLSTKTTKKRKKVTHANAPDEEVQRHTGDRKSRN; encoded by the exons tgtgtgtgtgtgtatgtttcagaGATTATAGACCTGTGTGATGAACGAGGAGTGCTGAAATTCCTCTTCCTGCCCCAGAATTCACAGCAATCTGCTCGTGGACTGCTAAAGGCTAAAGAGTCATTCATTGTTTGCATTATTAAGC GTAGATCTGATGGGGCTTATAATTCTGTCACATCACTGTTATCCGGTGTTGACCCTGCTGTAATAG AGACCCTGCAGACTCAGATTGATAATCTTGAGAAAACTCGTCTGAAGCAGCTTCATATTGTGGAGACTCGTATGACTTCATCAGAGGAAATCAATGCTCTGACTCTGTCCACTAAAACT ACTAAAAAGCGCAAGAAAGTTACACATGCAAATGCCCCTGATGAAGAAGTCCAGCGCCACACAGGGGACAGGAAGAGCAGGAATTGA
- the LOC109080802 gene encoding UDP-N-acetylglucosamine transferase subunit ALG13 homolog produces MDNHQLELAKQLQADSHLIYCTCSTLPQTLRDMDLSALTTYVPGQPENFASFLDKAIGLV; encoded by the exons ATGGACAACCACCAGCTGGAGCTCGCAAAGCAGCTGCAGGCAGATTCACATCTTATCTACTGCACTTGCAG TACTCTGCCTCAGACTTTGAGGGATATGGATCTGTCTGCTTTGACAACCTACGTGCCTGGTCAACCGGAGAACTTCGCCAGCTTTTTAGATAAGGCCATTGGACTTGTTTGA